In a single window of the Candidatus Hydrogenedentota bacterium genome:
- a CDS encoding 3-oxoacyl-ACP synthase III, producing the protein MKYTKSYIDTIGYELAPVVVSSDEIEESLAPLYEKLHIPFGQLESLTGIHERRWWPAGYALSDGAIAAGRKALAQSAVTPADIGAVVYCGVGRDNFEPATACRVAAELGISGNTAIFDISNACLGVINGIMDVSNRIELGQIRAGLVVSAETARDIVEETIQKMLANPTMPYYIECLATMTGGSGAVAVLVTDGSFRPEEEQHQVLGGVALAAPEHHGLCTWGLERVDGPLRRQFMSTDAVSVLKHGVSLGLATWEALLAEMGWTRNEVDKVICHQVGHANKDAILKSIQIAPQKDFATFGYLGNMGTVSLPITAAIASERGHLVAGDRVAFLGIGSGLNCMMLGLRW; encoded by the coding sequence ATGAAATACACCAAATCCTATATCGACACCATCGGCTACGAGCTTGCGCCCGTGGTGGTGAGTTCCGACGAAATCGAGGAGTCGCTTGCGCCACTCTATGAGAAGCTCCACATCCCCTTCGGGCAATTGGAGTCGCTCACGGGTATCCACGAGCGCCGGTGGTGGCCTGCGGGCTATGCCCTGAGCGATGGCGCCATCGCCGCAGGGCGCAAAGCCCTCGCGCAATCCGCCGTCACACCCGCCGACATCGGCGCGGTGGTGTATTGCGGCGTCGGGCGCGACAACTTCGAGCCGGCGACGGCCTGTCGCGTCGCGGCGGAGCTGGGCATCAGCGGCAATACCGCCATTTTCGACATCAGTAACGCATGCCTCGGTGTTATCAACGGGATCATGGACGTCTCCAACCGCATCGAGCTCGGCCAGATCCGCGCGGGGCTTGTGGTGTCGGCGGAAACGGCCCGGGATATTGTCGAAGAGACCATACAGAAAATGCTCGCGAACCCCACCATGCCCTATTACATCGAATGCCTGGCCACCATGACCGGTGGTTCGGGCGCGGTGGCGGTGCTGGTGACCGATGGATCGTTCCGCCCAGAGGAAGAGCAACACCAAGTCCTTGGTGGCGTGGCCCTCGCCGCGCCGGAGCACCACGGTCTCTGCACCTGGGGCCTGGAGCGCGTGGACGGTCCCCTGCGCAGGCAATTCATGAGTACGGACGCGGTTTCGGTTTTGAAGCATGGCGTGTCGCTAGGACTGGCGACGTGGGAGGCGCTGCTGGCGGAGATGGGCTGGACCCGCAATGAAGTGGACAAGGTGATCTGCCACCAGGTGGGCCATGCGAACAAAGACGCAATCCTGAAGTCGATACAGATCGCGCCGCAGAAAGACTTCGCGACCTTCGGCTACCTCGGCAACATGGGGACGGTGTCATTGCCCATCACGGCGGCGATTGCAAGCGAGCGCGGGCATTTGGTCGCGGGAGACCGGGTGGCCTTTCTGGGAATTGGCAGTGGTTTGAACTGCATGATGCTGGGACTGCGCTGGTAG
- a CDS encoding GxxExxY protein, producing MSESGKIVRGKEVYEIIGCAMEVINSVGHGYHEKPYENALVVEFGLRGIPFQQQPKFEIVYKEVPVGIYIPDLIAYGDIIIDTKVIDRITDRERGQILNYMRTARCRVGLIINFRYAELEWERLVL from the coding sequence ATGAGCGAATCCGGCAAGATAGTTCGTGGAAAGGAAGTTTACGAAATAATTGGTTGTGCGATGGAGGTGATTAACTCCGTAGGGCATGGCTACCACGAGAAGCCTTATGAAAATGCATTAGTCGTTGAGTTCGGACTCCGTGGCATTCCGTTTCAACAGCAGCCGAAATTCGAAATCGTGTATAAGGAAGTACCCGTGGGAATCTACATTCCCGATCTCATAGCCTATGGCGATATCATTATCGACACAAAAGTAATCGACAGAATTACCGACCGCGAGCGCGGACAGATTTTGAACTACATGCGAACCGCTCGCTGCCGCGTCGGGCTCATAATCAATTTCCGATATGCAGAACTCGAATGGGAACGGTTGGTGCTGTGA
- a CDS encoding alpha/beta fold hydrolase encodes MSVQNFPFKPKHINRNGLKYNYVDEGQGDPVVMVHGNPSWSFYYRNLIDALKGQYRCIAPDHIGCGLSDKPGDDQYTYTLKNRVDDLEALLDHLDVTKNVTLVVHDWGGMIGMAWATRHPERVKQIVVLNTSAFHLPDTKRFPLGLWICRNTWLGTVLVRGFNAFARGAAWVGCKRNPMPKELRDAYCAPYDSWDNRIATLRFVQDIPLRGEDPAYPIVTEVELKAKQFADRPMLICWGLLDFVFDKHFLKLWTDQFPQAEVHRFTDCGHYILEDAKDEVIGLVQRFLARSLPT; translated from the coding sequence ATGTCCGTTCAGAATTTCCCCTTCAAACCAAAACACATCAACCGCAACGGCCTCAAATACAACTATGTCGACGAAGGCCAGGGCGATCCCGTGGTCATGGTCCACGGCAATCCGTCGTGGTCCTTTTATTACCGCAACCTCATCGACGCGCTGAAGGGCCAATACCGCTGCATCGCGCCGGACCACATTGGCTGCGGGTTGTCGGATAAGCCGGGCGATGACCAGTACACCTACACGCTCAAGAACCGCGTGGATGACCTGGAGGCGCTCCTCGATCATCTGGATGTCACGAAGAACGTCACGCTTGTCGTCCACGATTGGGGCGGCATGATCGGCATGGCCTGGGCCACGCGCCATCCGGAGCGGGTGAAGCAGATCGTGGTGTTGAACACTTCGGCCTTTCACCTCCCCGACACAAAGCGCTTTCCATTGGGCCTCTGGATCTGCCGGAACACCTGGTTGGGCACCGTCCTCGTGCGCGGCTTCAACGCTTTCGCCCGCGGTGCGGCGTGGGTCGGTTGCAAGCGCAATCCCATGCCGAAGGAACTGCGCGACGCCTATTGCGCGCCCTACGACTCGTGGGACAACCGCATCGCCACGCTCCGCTTCGTGCAGGATATCCCCCTGCGTGGCGAAGACCCGGCCTACCCCATCGTGACGGAGGTGGAACTGAAGGCGAAGCAATTCGCCGACCGTCCCATGCTCATCTGCTGGGGTCTGCTCGATTTCGTATTCGACAAGCATTTTCTCAAACTCTGGACCGACCAATTCCCCCAGGCCGAGGTGCATCGCTTTACCGATTGCGGGCATTATATTCTGGAAGATGCGAAGGACGAGGTGATTGGGCTTGTACAGCGCTTTCTGGCGCGAAGTCTGCCGACGTGA
- a CDS encoding AMP-binding protein gives MTTETPTLPGNIAAHLPRMAALHPDHLAVSVQLPGGSTGRHKYASYTLKQLDDQSDRIAHGLDRIGISRGVRTVLMVKPSLEFFALTFALFKVGAVPVLVDPGMGMKNLKTCLAEAEPAAFIGIPKAHAARQLLGWGKPTIKTLVTVGRKLTWGGYTLDGITLKDSKSFAPVEPKPNETAAILFTSGSTGVPKGAVYTHEVFNAQVEILRENYGITPGEKDLATFPLFALFGPPLGMAAIIPDMDASQPAASNPQHISDAIHDHQATNLFASPALIELVGQHGIANGVLLPSLKRVISAGAPASNPSLARFCKLLADGVEIFPSYGATEALPVAYIGTNELLSETVEATDNGAGVCVGRSVRGVEVSIIQITDDPIQHWSDKLHCAQGEIGEITVTGPVVTKAYFNRPESTNLAKIKHPDLGIIYHRMGDVGYFDEKGRLWMCGRKAHRVVTPEGTLFTIPVERIFNTHPAVKRTALVGVVKGGITIPILCVEKSGNTGGLDDEALLAALKEIGGKHDITRPIHHFLFHPSFPVDVRHNAKIFREALAEWAKDKI, from the coding sequence ATGACCACCGAAACACCAACCCTACCGGGCAACATCGCGGCCCATCTGCCGCGGATGGCCGCGCTCCATCCCGATCACCTTGCGGTAAGCGTTCAGCTTCCCGGTGGGAGCACGGGCCGCCACAAGTATGCCTCATACACGCTGAAGCAGCTCGACGACCAGAGCGATCGCATCGCCCACGGACTGGACCGTATCGGTATTTCGCGCGGCGTGCGGACGGTGCTCATGGTGAAGCCGAGCCTGGAATTTTTCGCGCTGACCTTTGCCCTGTTCAAAGTGGGCGCGGTTCCCGTGCTGGTCGATCCCGGCATGGGCATGAAGAATCTCAAGACCTGCCTGGCCGAAGCGGAGCCGGCGGCTTTCATCGGCATTCCCAAGGCCCATGCGGCCCGGCAATTACTCGGTTGGGGCAAGCCAACCATCAAGACCCTGGTGACCGTGGGTCGCAAGCTCACCTGGGGCGGCTACACCCTGGACGGCATCACGCTGAAGGACAGCAAGTCCTTCGCACCCGTGGAGCCGAAGCCCAATGAAACCGCCGCGATCCTCTTCACCAGCGGCAGCACGGGCGTGCCCAAGGGCGCGGTGTACACCCATGAAGTCTTCAACGCGCAGGTCGAAATCCTGCGTGAGAACTATGGCATCACCCCCGGTGAAAAAGATCTGGCCACTTTCCCCCTCTTTGCCCTTTTCGGCCCGCCGCTGGGCATGGCCGCGATTATCCCCGATATGGACGCGAGCCAGCCCGCCGCATCAAATCCGCAGCATATCAGCGACGCGATCCACGATCACCAGGCCACGAATCTCTTCGCCTCCCCCGCGCTTATCGAGCTCGTGGGGCAGCACGGCATCGCGAACGGCGTCCTGCTGCCCAGTTTGAAGCGGGTCATCTCCGCAGGTGCCCCCGCATCCAATCCGTCCCTGGCGCGCTTCTGCAAGCTGCTGGCGGACGGCGTGGAGATTTTCCCGTCCTATGGTGCGACGGAGGCCCTGCCCGTGGCCTATATCGGCACGAACGAACTGCTCAGCGAGACGGTCGAAGCCACCGACAACGGCGCGGGCGTCTGCGTGGGCCGCTCCGTGCGCGGCGTGGAGGTGTCCATCATCCAGATCACCGACGACCCCATCCAGCATTGGTCGGACAAGCTTCACTGCGCGCAGGGCGAGATCGGCGAGATCACCGTCACGGGACCCGTGGTCACCAAGGCCTATTTCAACCGACCCGAATCGACCAACCTCGCGAAAATCAAGCACCCGGACCTCGGCATCATCTATCACCGCATGGGCGATGTGGGCTACTTCGATGAGAAAGGGCGCCTCTGGATGTGCGGGCGCAAGGCCCACCGCGTTGTGACGCCGGAAGGCACGCTGTTCACCATTCCCGTGGAGCGTATTTTCAATACCCACCCGGCGGTAAAGCGCACGGCGCTGGTCGGCGTGGTGAAAGGCGGAATCACTATCCCCATACTTTGTGTGGAAAAATCCGGCAACACCGGTGGCCTCGACGACGAAGCCCTGCTTGCGGCGCTCAAGGAGATCGGCGGAAAACACGATATTACGCGCCCCATCCACCATTTTCTGTTTCACCCCAGCTTTCCGGTGGACGTGCGCCACAACGCAAAGATCTTCCGTGAGGCACTGGCCGAGTGGGCCAAGGATAAGATTTGA
- a CDS encoding NAD-dependent epimerase/dehydratase family protein, whose amino-acid sequence MKVLVTGGGGFLGGAIIDKLLARGVEVRSISRGKYPVLEAKGVECIQADLSDAEAVTAATTDCVAVIHTAAKAGVWGDYQDYFDANVTGTRNVILACKAHAVPKLVYTSTPSVTFAGEDEDGVDESMPYAENFLCHYAETKAQAERDVLAANGGTLSTVALRPHLIWGPGDHHLVPRVIARARAGKLKLVGSGKNRVDATYIDNAADAHLCALDTLSPEAACAGKAYYISNDEPIPMGALINKILKAGGLPPVTRRVPPAMAYFVGASLEKIYGAMGKDEEPIMTRFVARQLATAHWFNISGAKRDLGYRPSVNMDEGMRRLENWLKLNPHEPD is encoded by the coding sequence ATGAAGGTATTGGTAACGGGCGGCGGCGGCTTTCTCGGCGGCGCGATCATTGACAAATTGTTGGCGCGCGGCGTCGAAGTGCGCAGTATTTCGCGCGGAAAGTATCCCGTGCTGGAAGCCAAAGGCGTGGAATGCATCCAGGCGGATCTCTCCGACGCGGAGGCGGTGACCGCCGCGACCACCGACTGTGTCGCCGTGATCCACACGGCGGCCAAGGCGGGCGTCTGGGGCGACTACCAAGACTACTTCGACGCGAACGTGACCGGCACGCGCAATGTCATCCTCGCGTGCAAGGCCCACGCCGTGCCGAAGCTGGTCTACACCAGCACGCCGAGCGTGACCTTCGCCGGTGAGGACGAAGACGGCGTGGACGAGTCCATGCCCTATGCGGAGAATTTCCTCTGCCACTACGCGGAAACCAAGGCCCAGGCCGAGCGCGATGTCCTCGCGGCGAACGGCGGCACCCTCAGCACCGTGGCGTTGCGCCCCCACCTCATCTGGGGACCCGGCGATCACCACCTGGTGCCTCGCGTCATCGCGCGGGCAAGAGCGGGTAAGCTCAAGCTCGTGGGTAGCGGAAAAAACCGTGTCGATGCGACGTATATCGACAACGCCGCCGATGCGCACCTTTGCGCGCTGGATACCCTCAGCCCCGAGGCCGCATGCGCGGGCAAGGCCTACTACATTTCCAACGACGAGCCCATCCCCATGGGTGCGCTCATCAACAAAATTCTGAAGGCGGGCGGCCTGCCCCCCGTCACCCGGAGGGTCCCTCCGGCCATGGCCTACTTCGTCGGCGCGTCCCTGGAAAAAATCTACGGAGCGATGGGCAAAGACGAGGAACCCATCATGACCCGCTTCGTCGCCCGCCAACTGGCGACCGCCCACTGGTTCAATATATCCGGAGCAAAGCGCGACCTGGGCTATCGGCCTTCCGTGAATATGGACGAAGGCATGCGGCGACTGGAAAATTGGTTGAAGTTGAATCCGCATGAACCGGATTGA
- a CDS encoding 1-acyl-sn-glycerol-3-phosphate acyltransferase: MKVETQEQEITVSRAHSSRLRTLLRITNMLLATARVVPPYYVGQFRYRSEADRVRLLYRGTQDWLTAMGRAAGIRSVTVEGAPPEKGSFIAPNHITYADICALSTATRMWYVSKADVLNWPLFNRLFRFSRNLTVDRDNIRCLSATNESIARRIQEGYNVCVFLEGTTGGGDVILPFRGPLLQPALDGGVDIVPVCIKWRADDPAIDVTQDIAYWRGTPMGPHVMRFLGFNGVHATVRFGTPIKAEGDRKVLAETVRDAVVAMHEEMS, from the coding sequence GTGAAGGTAGAAACCCAAGAGCAAGAAATAACGGTGTCCCGTGCCCATTCCAGCCGACTGCGCACCCTCCTGCGTATAACCAACATGTTGCTGGCGACGGCGCGGGTGGTGCCCCCCTACTATGTCGGCCAGTTTCGCTACCGTAGCGAGGCGGACCGTGTGCGCCTGCTTTATCGGGGCACCCAGGACTGGCTCACGGCCATGGGGCGCGCCGCCGGGATTCGCTCCGTCACCGTGGAGGGCGCCCCACCCGAAAAAGGCTCCTTCATCGCGCCGAACCACATCACCTATGCGGACATTTGCGCCCTGAGCACCGCCACGCGCATGTGGTATGTATCCAAGGCCGACGTGCTCAATTGGCCCCTCTTCAACCGCCTCTTTCGCTTCTCGCGCAACCTCACCGTGGATCGCGACAATATCCGTTGCCTCTCCGCAACCAACGAGAGCATCGCCCGGCGAATTCAGGAGGGCTACAACGTCTGCGTCTTCCTGGAAGGCACCACAGGCGGCGGAGACGTCATCCTTCCCTTCCGCGGCCCCTTGCTCCAGCCCGCACTGGACGGCGGCGTGGACATTGTACCCGTGTGCATCAAGTGGCGCGCGGACGATCCCGCCATCGACGTCACCCAGGACATCGCCTACTGGCGCGGCACGCCCATGGGGCCCCATGTCATGCGCTTCCTCGGCTTCAACGGCGTCCACGCCACGGTCCGCTTCGGCACACCGATCAAGGCGGAGGGTGATCGCAAAGTCCTGGCCGAAACCGTGCGCGACGCTGTCGTGGCCATGCATGAAGAGATGAGTTAA